A genomic window from Streptomyces sp. NBC_00234 includes:
- a CDS encoding HAD family hydrolase, producing MTDLRGLLASAECVLFDFDGPLCPLFSRHPADGVAERLMAMMRELGTDPADVIGRGAVRSGGRDIRRDPLAVLRAAAAGGVPVGVVRKLERFLSLEECEAAGKAEPTPFALPLIRSLADSDVRMAVTTNNSPAAVLRFLDVWRVSGLPETHIHGRTLDPGRLKPDPDCLHRALDSTGTAAAEALMIGDSTDDVYAARAAGVPFLGYARDREKDAQLRAAGAQVVLGSLKTLLLAVPAAVRGRERGH from the coding sequence GTGACCGACTTGCGCGGCCTCCTCGCGTCTGCCGAGTGCGTCCTGTTCGACTTCGACGGCCCGCTCTGTCCGCTCTTCTCCCGGCATCCGGCGGACGGGGTGGCGGAGCGGCTCATGGCGATGATGCGGGAACTCGGGACCGACCCGGCGGACGTGATCGGCCGGGGTGCCGTCCGGAGCGGGGGCCGGGACATCCGCCGGGATCCGCTGGCCGTTCTGCGTGCGGCGGCGGCCGGCGGAGTGCCGGTGGGCGTGGTGCGGAAGCTGGAACGGTTCCTCTCCCTGGAGGAGTGCGAGGCGGCCGGGAAGGCGGAACCGACCCCCTTCGCCCTGCCGCTGATCCGGAGTCTCGCGGACTCCGACGTCCGGATGGCCGTCACGACCAACAACTCCCCGGCGGCGGTGCTCCGGTTCCTCGATGTGTGGCGGGTGTCCGGCCTTCCCGAGACGCACATCCACGGCAGGACCCTCGACCCCGGCCGTCTCAAGCCGGACCCGGACTGTCTGCACCGGGCGCTCGACTCGACGGGGACGGCGGCGGCCGAGGCGCTGATGATCGGCGACTCGACGGACGACGTGTACGCGGCCCGCGCTGCGGGGGTGCCGTTCCTGGGCTACGCGAGGGACCGCGAGAAGGACGCACAGTTGCGGGCCGCCGGTGCGCAGGTGGTGCTCGGCTCACTGAAGACCCTGCTCCTCGCGGTGCCCGCCGCGGTGCGCGGACGGGAGCGGGGCCATTGA
- a CDS encoding zinc-binding dehydrogenase, whose protein sequence is MRVALAEELGGPEVLVTRELPDPVAAPGEVLIDVAYVDTIFVETQIRSGGFREVFPVQVPYVPGGGVAGTVAATGEGVDTSWTGRRVIASVGFSGGYAERATAPAHVLVPVPDGLGLREAAALVHDGVTALALLGSTAPKPGERVLVLGASGGMGTLLVQLAHAAGAHVVAVARGERKTALVRELGADTVIDGAAADWVERTRTALADAGGPADVVLDGVGGQMGLAALSLVADGGRFSAHGAPTGGFAPVDPAEAARRSITLLGIGDVQLSDAEHVRLAGLALTEAAAGRLRPVIGEVFPLERAARAHAAIEARSLLGKVLLTTTRSD, encoded by the coding sequence ATGCGTGTGGCACTGGCGGAGGAATTGGGCGGCCCGGAGGTTCTGGTCACGAGGGAGCTGCCGGACCCGGTAGCGGCACCGGGCGAGGTCCTGATCGATGTGGCGTACGTGGACACGATCTTCGTGGAGACCCAGATCCGCTCGGGCGGTTTCAGGGAGGTGTTCCCGGTTCAGGTGCCGTACGTACCCGGTGGCGGCGTGGCCGGCACGGTGGCCGCGACCGGTGAGGGCGTCGACACGTCGTGGACCGGGCGCCGGGTGATCGCCTCGGTGGGCTTCTCGGGCGGCTACGCGGAGCGGGCCACGGCCCCGGCCCACGTGCTCGTTCCCGTACCCGACGGGCTCGGACTGCGTGAGGCGGCGGCGCTCGTCCACGACGGCGTGACGGCCCTGGCCCTGCTGGGGTCGACGGCCCCGAAGCCGGGCGAACGGGTCCTGGTCCTCGGCGCCTCGGGCGGCATGGGGACCCTGCTGGTCCAGCTGGCCCACGCGGCGGGCGCCCATGTGGTGGCGGTGGCGCGCGGCGAGCGGAAGACCGCTCTGGTACGGGAGTTGGGCGCCGACACGGTGATCGACGGGGCCGCGGCGGACTGGGTGGAGCGGACCCGTACGGCCCTGGCCGACGCGGGCGGCCCGGCCGACGTGGTGCTGGACGGGGTGGGCGGCCAGATGGGCCTGGCGGCCCTGTCGCTGGTGGCGGACGGCGGGCGGTTCTCCGCGCACGGAGCGCCGACCGGCGGGTTCGCGCCCGTGGACCCCGCGGAGGCGGCGCGGCGCTCGATCACCCTGCTCGGCATCGGGGACGTACAGCTCTCGGACGCGGAGCACGTACGGCTCGCCGGCCTGGCTCTCACGGAGGCCGCCGCCGGGCGGCTGCGGCCGGTGATCGGGGAGGTGTTCCCGCTGGAGCGGGCAGCGCGGGCGCACGCGGCGATCGAGGCGCGGAGCCTGCTCGGCAAGGTCCTGCTCACCACCACCCGGAGCGACTGA
- a CDS encoding TIGR03618 family F420-dependent PPOX class oxidoreductase, whose translation MRAANTTDSTTDEATEEKSPGGPAPRVLTWPELSRLLREQQFGVLANVRSTGHPHLSTVLYRWDEDTRTVRVSTTAERLKSRLVRATPRAALHVQGPDVWSFAVAEGEAEVSEATTEPGDAVGRELLSLTPGFEDPADEAAFLEQLVAEHRVVIRIHVSRLYGTALDIPAPE comes from the coding sequence ATGCGCGCAGCGAACACCACCGACAGCACGACGGACGAAGCGACCGAGGAGAAGTCGCCCGGCGGACCCGCGCCCCGCGTCCTCACCTGGCCCGAGCTCTCCCGGCTGCTGCGGGAGCAGCAGTTCGGCGTCCTCGCGAACGTCCGGAGCACGGGCCATCCCCACCTGTCGACCGTCCTCTACCGCTGGGACGAGGACACCCGGACCGTACGGGTCTCCACCACCGCCGAACGGCTCAAGTCCCGTCTGGTACGCGCCACTCCCCGTGCCGCCCTCCACGTCCAGGGCCCCGATGTCTGGTCCTTCGCCGTGGCCGAGGGCGAGGCCGAGGTCTCGGAGGCGACCACCGAGCCCGGCGACGCGGTGGGACGCGAACTGCTCTCCCTGACACCGGGCTTCGAGGATCCGGCGGACGAAGCGGCGTTCCTGGAACAGCTGGTCGCGGAACACCGCGTGGTGATCCGTATCCACGTGTCCCGCCTGTACGGAACGGCCCTGGACATCCCCGCGCCGGAGTGA
- a CDS encoding winged helix-turn-helix domain-containing protein gives MTPERTAMNGDRKSSPMEVADVLRTRIRTGQLQAGDHLPTQSALAAEFEVERGVIRQALQYLQGDGLLTAVTRGAPPKVAQPADSEAPLQTAAGLGPRIQAAFTGDAVRIDALCLTAESLTLALAEPLQQIRAGGPAPGSVRVRIMLPARTLDLAFPRRAKPVKNDQLVHDRWLELRNSQLKVLKHNLESLRSTRAMDVEVTLKALPFTPPVKLYLLNGSEALFAYYTVTKREELIGGRPVELFDALGSDSTLFPFETSAGVRDQLFVAQSAAWFDGLWNTIATDLDLRT, from the coding sequence GTGACTCCAGAGCGCACGGCAATGAACGGCGACCGGAAGTCCTCACCCATGGAGGTGGCGGACGTTCTGCGCACGCGTATCCGTACCGGTCAACTGCAGGCCGGCGACCATCTCCCGACGCAGTCCGCGCTGGCAGCGGAGTTCGAGGTCGAGCGAGGAGTGATCCGGCAGGCGCTCCAGTACCTCCAGGGGGACGGCCTGCTCACCGCCGTCACCAGGGGCGCCCCGCCGAAGGTCGCCCAGCCGGCGGACAGCGAGGCCCCCTTGCAGACGGCGGCCGGGCTCGGACCTCGGATTCAGGCCGCGTTCACCGGCGACGCGGTGCGGATAGACGCGCTGTGTCTCACGGCCGAGTCGCTCACGCTCGCGCTGGCGGAGCCCCTCCAGCAGATCAGGGCGGGAGGCCCGGCGCCGGGCAGCGTGCGGGTACGCATCATGCTCCCGGCCCGCACCCTCGATCTGGCGTTTCCCCGGCGCGCGAAGCCGGTGAAGAACGACCAGCTGGTCCACGACCGCTGGCTGGAACTGCGCAACTCGCAGCTCAAGGTGCTGAAACACAACCTCGAATCGCTGCGCAGCACGCGTGCCATGGATGTCGAGGTCACCCTCAAGGCGCTGCCCTTCACCCCGCCCGTGAAGCTCTACCTGCTGAACGGCTCCGAGGCGCTGTTCGCGTACTACACGGTGACCAAGCGGGAGGAACTGATCGGGGGCCGCCCTGTCGAGCTCTTCGACGCGCTCGGCAGCGACTCGACGCTCTTCCCCTTCGAGACCTCCGCGGGGGTGCGCGACCAGTTGTTCGTGGCGCAGTCCGCGGCGTGGTTCGACGGACTGTGGAACACGATCGCCACCGACCTGGACCTGCGGACCTGA
- a CDS encoding phosphotransferase enzyme family protein, with product MANAGAVVRRGSVVERPAQPHATAIHAHLRALAAHGFDGVPVPLGTNADGSREQLTYVPGDVPVPPHPQWAWTEDTLRSVGVLLRRLHGASASVPVDRTVPWSTELADPEGARADGAVLCHNDVCLENVVFRDGRAAALIDFDLVAPGRAVWDVAMAARYWVPMSGREGLDPLHRLAVFADAYGLGPQDRAALPGVIEQAAASCRAFVERRVAGGDAVYVQALEARGGWERWDRHQTWLATHRKELTAALTTA from the coding sequence ATGGCCAACGCCGGGGCGGTCGTCCGCCGCGGGTCCGTCGTGGAACGCCCGGCCCAGCCGCACGCCACCGCGATCCACGCCCACCTCCGCGCGCTGGCCGCGCACGGCTTCGACGGCGTCCCGGTCCCCCTGGGGACGAACGCCGACGGCAGCCGCGAGCAGCTCACGTACGTCCCCGGCGACGTACCGGTTCCGCCCCACCCGCAGTGGGCGTGGACGGAGGACACGCTGCGTTCGGTGGGCGTCCTGCTGCGGCGGCTGCACGGCGCCTCCGCGTCCGTGCCCGTCGACCGCACGGTGCCGTGGTCCACGGAACTGGCCGACCCGGAAGGCGCACGGGCCGACGGGGCCGTGCTCTGCCACAACGACGTGTGCCTGGAGAACGTGGTCTTCCGTGACGGCCGCGCGGCGGCCCTCATCGACTTCGACCTGGTCGCCCCCGGCCGCGCGGTGTGGGATGTCGCGATGGCGGCCCGGTACTGGGTGCCGATGTCCGGGCGCGAGGGCCTCGACCCGCTGCACCGGCTCGCCGTGTTCGCCGACGCCTACGGGCTGGGACCGCAGGACCGCGCCGCCCTTCCCGGCGTGATCGAACAGGCCGCCGCGTCGTGCCGTGCCTTCGTCGAGCGCCGGGTGGCCGGAGGCGACGCGGTCTACGTGCAGGCCCTGGAGGCGCGCGGTGGCTGGGAACGGTGGGACCGCCACCAGACCTGGCTGGCCACGCACCGGAAGGAACTCACCGCAGCCCTGACGACCGCCTGA
- a CDS encoding TetR/AcrR family transcriptional regulator, producing MSGEKSRSGAAAQAPVGLRERKKQLTYQAVSDAAIAMFLERGFDKVSVAEVAAAADISKPTLFRYFPAKEDLVLHRFADHEDEAARVVADRADGDSPLDALHRHFLAGLAERDPVTGLCDNAHVLAFHRLLYGTPSLVARMYAYQGRSEAALAGALGEGVAARLAAGQIVAVLRILAEENWRRIDAGESADQVYAGAVESAELAFVQLRAGLE from the coding sequence ATGAGCGGAGAGAAGTCCAGGTCCGGAGCGGCGGCGCAAGCGCCGGTCGGTCTGCGTGAGCGCAAGAAGCAACTCACCTATCAGGCGGTCTCCGACGCGGCGATCGCGATGTTCCTGGAACGGGGCTTCGACAAGGTCTCGGTGGCGGAGGTGGCCGCCGCCGCCGACATCTCCAAGCCGACGCTGTTCCGGTACTTCCCGGCCAAGGAAGACCTCGTCCTGCACCGGTTCGCCGATCACGAGGACGAGGCCGCCCGGGTCGTCGCCGACCGTGCGGACGGCGACTCACCGCTGGACGCGTTGCACCGCCACTTCCTCGCCGGGCTGGCGGAGCGCGACCCGGTGACCGGCCTCTGCGACAACGCCCACGTCCTCGCCTTCCACCGCCTGCTCTACGGCACGCCCTCGCTGGTCGCCCGGATGTACGCGTACCAGGGCCGCTCGGAGGCGGCGCTTGCCGGGGCCCTGGGCGAGGGGGTCGCGGCGCGGCTCGCCGCGGGGCAGATCGTGGCGGTCCTGCGCATCCTGGCCGAGGAGAACTGGCGGCGGATCGACGCGGGGGAGAGCGCGGACCAGGTGTACGCGGGCGCGGTGGAATCCGCCGAACTGGCCTTCGTACAGCTGAGGGCGGGGCTGGAGTAG
- a CDS encoding deoxyxylulose-5-phosphate synthase has product MSHVKSAYVCLPCRASYKQPYDRSRDRVCPRCTEPLIHVGSAFAPPRRRDTAAWRTLSVLLHAGVRFHKDCCFGGPGYRPRTLSEVRERMTHAERTGEPFAEALVRRTLP; this is encoded by the coding sequence ATGTCCCACGTGAAGTCCGCGTACGTCTGCCTGCCGTGCAGGGCCTCGTACAAGCAGCCGTACGACCGGTCCCGGGACCGCGTCTGTCCGCGCTGTACCGAGCCGCTGATCCACGTCGGTTCGGCCTTCGCCCCGCCGCGGCGGCGGGACACCGCGGCCTGGCGGACCCTCTCGGTCCTGCTGCACGCGGGCGTTCGCTTCCACAAGGACTGCTGCTTCGGCGGGCCGGGCTACCGGCCCCGCACGCTCAGCGAGGTCCGGGAGCGCATGACGCACGCCGAGCGCACCGGGGAACCCTTCGCCGAAGCCCTCGTGCGGCGCACGCTGCCCTGA
- a CDS encoding ABC transporter permease: MSDAPGILTHAGVMAGRGLRVSRRNTDAVITSMMLPIMLMLIFVYFFGGAIETGAAYDSYVMYVVPGVLLLCAGFGASITAVAVSEDMKGGIIDRFRSLDVGGTAVLAGHVAASTVRNLCSTTLVFGVALLIGFRPTATPAGWLAVAAVLLAYILALSWISAAIGLLARTPEAAGGFTFFMSFLPYPSSAFVPIESMPGWLHPFADHQPITPAIESLRALLLDQPAGNSPWIALTWAAGILTVAVGLSGVLFRVRTR; the protein is encoded by the coding sequence ATGTCTGACGCACCGGGAATCCTCACTCACGCCGGCGTCATGGCCGGCCGCGGTCTGCGCGTCAGCCGCCGCAACACCGACGCGGTCATCACCTCGATGATGCTGCCGATCATGCTGATGCTGATCTTCGTCTACTTCTTCGGCGGCGCGATCGAGACGGGCGCGGCATACGACTCGTACGTCATGTACGTCGTCCCCGGCGTCCTGCTCCTCTGCGCCGGCTTCGGCGCCTCGATCACCGCGGTGGCCGTCAGCGAGGACATGAAGGGCGGCATCATCGACCGCTTCCGCTCCCTCGACGTCGGCGGCACGGCGGTCCTGGCGGGCCACGTGGCGGCGAGCACCGTACGCAACCTCTGCTCCACGACGCTGGTCTTCGGTGTCGCCCTCCTGATCGGCTTCCGCCCGACCGCCACCCCGGCGGGCTGGCTCGCCGTGGCCGCCGTACTCCTGGCCTACATCCTGGCGCTGTCCTGGATCTCGGCGGCGATCGGGCTGCTCGCCCGCACCCCGGAAGCGGCGGGCGGGTTCACCTTCTTCATGTCGTTCCTGCCTTACCCGAGCAGCGCCTTCGTCCCGATCGAATCGATGCCCGGCTGGCTCCACCCCTTCGCCGACCACCAGCCGATCACCCCGGCCATCGAATCCCTCCGCGCCCTGCTCCTGGACCAGCCCGCGGGCAACAGCCCCTGGATCGCGCTGACCTGGGCGGCGGGCATCCTGACGGTGGCGGTGGGACTGTCGGGAGTCCTGTTCAGGGTGCGGACGCGGTGA
- a CDS encoding MFS transporter produces the protein MPATAPSAPPLDSAPTSPSPAPTTRTRRLALGVIATGMLMIVLDGSIVTVAMPAIQSDLGFTPAGLSWVVNAYLIAFGSLLLLAGRLGDLIGRKRMFVAGTAVFTTASLLAGAATSPAVLIAARFLQGVGSAMASAVGLGILITLFTDPRERARAIAVFSFTGAAGASIGQVLGGVLTDALDWHWIFFINLPIGLAALVIALRVLPADRGLGLGAGADLIGALLVTSGLILGIYTVVKVEEYGWTSAPTLGLGALALALLAAFVARQATAGTPLMPLRILRSRSVSGANLVQVLMVAALFAFQILVALYLQNVLGYSAAETGLAMLPAAAIIGAVSLGVSARLNARFGERRVLLAGIALLIGTLGLLTRLPAEADYVTDLLPVMLLAAGFGLALPALTTLGMSGAGDDDAGLASGFFNTTQQIGMALGVAVLSTLAATRTDHLRADGHSRAEALTGGYHLAFGVGTGLLVTAFAVAFFVLRRPTTDA, from the coding sequence ATGCCTGCCACCGCACCCTCCGCACCGCCGCTGGACTCCGCACCCACCAGCCCCTCCCCCGCACCCACGACGCGCACCCGCAGGCTCGCCCTCGGAGTGATCGCCACCGGGATGCTGATGATCGTGCTCGACGGCTCGATCGTGACCGTGGCGATGCCCGCCATCCAGAGCGATCTGGGGTTCACCCCCGCCGGCCTCAGCTGGGTGGTCAACGCCTACCTGATCGCGTTCGGCAGCCTGCTCCTGCTCGCCGGACGCCTCGGCGACCTGATCGGCCGCAAGCGCATGTTCGTGGCCGGCACCGCCGTGTTCACCACGGCCTCCCTGCTCGCCGGCGCCGCCACCTCGCCCGCCGTACTGATCGCCGCCCGCTTCCTCCAGGGCGTCGGCAGCGCGATGGCCTCGGCGGTCGGACTGGGCATCCTCATCACCCTGTTCACCGACCCCCGGGAACGCGCGAGAGCCATCGCCGTGTTCTCCTTCACCGGCGCCGCGGGCGCCTCCATCGGCCAGGTGCTCGGCGGCGTCCTCACCGACGCCCTCGACTGGCACTGGATCTTCTTCATCAACCTGCCGATCGGGCTCGCCGCCCTCGTGATCGCCCTGCGCGTCCTGCCCGCCGACCGCGGTCTCGGACTCGGGGCGGGGGCCGACCTCATCGGCGCGCTCCTCGTCACCTCCGGCCTGATCCTCGGCATCTACACGGTCGTCAAGGTCGAGGAGTACGGCTGGACTTCGGCCCCCACGCTCGGCCTCGGCGCACTCGCGCTCGCCCTGCTGGCCGCCTTCGTCGCCCGCCAGGCCACCGCCGGCACCCCGCTCATGCCCTTGCGGATCCTCCGGTCCCGCAGCGTCTCGGGGGCCAACCTGGTCCAGGTCCTGATGGTGGCCGCGCTGTTCGCCTTCCAGATCCTCGTGGCCCTCTACCTCCAGAACGTGCTCGGATACAGCGCCGCCGAGACCGGCCTGGCCATGCTTCCGGCCGCCGCGATCATCGGCGCCGTGTCCCTCGGCGTCTCCGCCCGGCTGAACGCCCGCTTCGGTGAACGCCGTGTCCTGCTGGCCGGGATCGCCCTCCTCATCGGCACGCTCGGGCTCCTCACCCGCCTTCCGGCGGAGGCGGACTACGTCACCGACCTGCTGCCCGTGATGCTCCTCGCCGCAGGGTTCGGGCTCGCGCTCCCGGCACTGACGACGCTCGGCATGTCCGGCGCGGGGGACGACGACGCCGGACTCGCCTCGGGGTTCTTCAACACCACGCAACAGATCGGCATGGCGCTCGGCGTCGCCGTGCTGTCCACTCTGGCCGCGACCCGCACGGACCACCTCCGGGCGGACGGCCACAGCCGGGCCGAGGCCCTGACCGGCGGCTACCACCTGGCCTTCGGCGTCGGTACGGGACTGCTCGTCACCGCCTTCGCCGTCGCCTTCTTCGTACTGCGACGCCCCACGACCGACGCCTGA
- a CDS encoding TetR/AcrR family transcriptional regulator: MVEKNGAQGGTGLPASIEAAWGLRERPVKGPKPGLTLDRIVAAALTIAATEGLSAVSMGRVAKDLGASTMALYRYVSAKDELYVLMQEAAMGPPAPLPALESGAGWREALGEWAASQREVFHRNLWMLRIPIAGPPASPNSVAWWDQGLQALDGSGLREGDKISVILLVSGFVRNEALLMSDLAAAVEARGVPAQDVMAAWEHTLSRLVDPARHPALSRLMDSGVLSEPDQPDYEFTFGLARLLDGIDVLVQRRRAEDGDGNG; encoded by the coding sequence GTGGTTGAGAAGAACGGCGCGCAGGGCGGTACGGGCCTGCCGGCCAGCATCGAGGCCGCCTGGGGGCTGCGGGAGCGCCCGGTCAAGGGGCCCAAGCCGGGGCTGACCCTGGACCGCATCGTGGCCGCCGCCCTGACGATCGCGGCGACGGAGGGACTGTCCGCCGTCTCGATGGGCCGGGTCGCCAAGGACCTGGGCGCTTCGACCATGGCGCTCTACCGGTACGTCTCCGCCAAGGACGAGCTCTATGTCCTGATGCAGGAGGCGGCCATGGGCCCGCCCGCCCCGCTGCCCGCCCTGGAGTCGGGAGCGGGCTGGCGCGAGGCGCTCGGTGAGTGGGCGGCGTCGCAGCGCGAGGTGTTCCACCGCAACCTCTGGATGCTCCGCATCCCGATCGCGGGCCCGCCCGCGAGCCCCAACTCGGTCGCCTGGTGGGACCAGGGACTCCAGGCGCTGGACGGCTCCGGTCTCCGCGAGGGCGACAAGATCTCCGTCATCCTCCTCGTCTCCGGCTTCGTACGGAACGAAGCGCTCCTGATGAGCGACCTGGCGGCGGCCGTCGAGGCGCGGGGCGTCCCCGCGCAGGACGTGATGGCCGCCTGGGAACACACCCTGAGTCGGCTCGTCGACCCCGCACGGCATCCGGCGCTCTCGCGGCTGATGGATTCCGGTGTGCTGAGCGAACCCGACCAGCCGGACTACGAGTTCACCTTCGGTCTGGCGCGGCTCCTGGACGGCATCGACGTGCTCGTCCAGCGGCGCCGGGCGGAGGACGGGGACGGGAACGGCTGA
- a CDS encoding phosphotransferase, whose amino-acid sequence MAVDTTPEVRRRAAATAGLGETSPAIEGPLKGHHHETYVIPLPGGGRRCKVREPRSGLLWFDRRCFASEDRLLQELYGRISRIPEIVTVGEGVLLQGFIEGRTLGRGVMPSKALSPRHRGQLIQLFSELVSIEVEGIGARRVCEDVDRPVDGDCTGFLGRLITFTEQQVYERHGAPYRSLFAELGVDKRALGALRRRADGLAGRSFALVHGDLHRLNFIVDRAGDLWTIDWELAMIGDPLYDLATHLHLMRYSPREAERIARLWAGTVESVRPECAKGWREDLEVLRDYKRVQSVYTDVIRGAVALEQPGGRLNWGRLPLVAHRVREALDESREVRGAAAVPTLREVMAAYTRWFRDRPSGRVTASAP is encoded by the coding sequence ATGGCAGTCGACACGACACCCGAGGTTCGCCGCCGCGCGGCGGCGACCGCGGGACTGGGCGAGACCAGTCCCGCCATCGAGGGTCCCCTCAAGGGGCACCACCACGAGACGTACGTCATTCCGCTGCCGGGCGGTGGCCGGCGCTGCAAGGTGCGCGAGCCGAGGTCGGGACTGCTCTGGTTCGACCGGAGGTGTTTCGCCTCCGAGGACCGGTTGCTCCAGGAGCTGTACGGGCGCATCAGCCGGATTCCCGAGATCGTCACCGTCGGCGAAGGCGTCCTGCTCCAGGGCTTCATCGAGGGGCGGACCCTCGGCCGGGGGGTGATGCCGAGCAAGGCGCTCTCGCCGCGTCATCGCGGTCAACTCATCCAGCTTTTCTCCGAGTTGGTGTCCATCGAGGTCGAGGGAATCGGGGCGCGGCGGGTCTGTGAGGACGTGGACCGCCCCGTTGACGGTGACTGCACGGGCTTTCTGGGGCGGCTGATCACCTTCACCGAGCAGCAGGTGTACGAGAGGCACGGTGCCCCGTACCGCTCCCTCTTCGCCGAACTCGGGGTGGACAAGCGTGCGTTGGGCGCATTGCGGCGGCGGGCCGACGGTCTGGCCGGCCGGTCGTTCGCGCTGGTCCACGGCGATCTGCACCGGCTCAACTTCATCGTGGACCGGGCCGGGGACCTGTGGACCATCGACTGGGAACTCGCCATGATCGGCGATCCGCTCTACGACCTGGCGACCCATCTCCACCTGATGCGCTACTCGCCCAGGGAGGCCGAGCGGATCGCGCGTCTGTGGGCCGGGACGGTCGAGAGTGTCCGGCCCGAGTGCGCGAAGGGGTGGCGCGAGGACCTGGAGGTCCTGCGCGACTACAAGCGCGTCCAGTCCGTCTACACCGACGTGATCCGTGGCGCGGTCGCGCTGGAGCAGCCCGGCGGCAGACTGAACTGGGGGAGGCTGCCCCTGGTCGCGCACCGTGTCCGGGAGGCGCTCGACGAGTCCCGTGAGGTGCGCGGTGCGGCGGCCGTGCCCACGCTCCGCGAGGTGATGGCCGCCTACACCCGCTGGTTCCGCGACCGGCCTTCCGGCCGGGTCACCGCGTCCGCACCCTGA
- a CDS encoding HAD family hydrolase has product MDFANGAGQPADRPYDAVLCDLDNVIRFYDTTRLAALERAAGLPEGTTMDVAYAPEVDLPLLLGKITPDEWVGTLVPHLFGRVTEPQAYELGFALARAPFWADEEVVALLRRVRDRVPLVLVTNASVQLEEDLASLGLSDLADHVVSSAREMVAKPDPAIYERAAARAGVPMNRCLFVDDRQENVDAAVALGMTGVLFREPADLYEPLSAVLENAGRGEEQGAPA; this is encoded by the coding sequence GTGGACTTCGCGAACGGGGCGGGCCAACCGGCCGACCGCCCCTACGACGCGGTGCTCTGCGACCTCGACAACGTGATCCGCTTCTACGACACGACGCGGCTGGCCGCCCTGGAGCGGGCCGCGGGCCTGCCCGAGGGCACCACCATGGACGTCGCCTACGCCCCGGAGGTCGACCTGCCACTGCTCCTCGGCAAGATCACCCCGGACGAGTGGGTCGGGACCCTCGTCCCCCACCTCTTCGGCCGGGTGACCGAGCCGCAGGCGTACGAGCTGGGGTTCGCGCTGGCCAGGGCCCCGTTCTGGGCGGACGAGGAGGTGGTGGCGCTGCTGCGCCGGGTACGGGACCGGGTCCCGCTCGTCCTGGTCACCAACGCCTCCGTCCAACTGGAGGAGGACCTCGCCTCGTTGGGCCTGTCCGACCTGGCCGACCATGTGGTCAGCAGCGCCCGCGAGATGGTCGCGAAGCCGGACCCGGCGATCTACGAGAGGGCGGCTGCCCGCGCGGGAGTGCCGATGAACCGGTGCCTGTTCGTGGACGACCGGCAGGAGAACGTCGACGCGGCCGTCGCGCTGGGCATGACCGGCGTGCTCTTCCGTGAACCCGCCGATCTGTACGAGCCGTTGAGCGCGGTACTGGAGAACGCGGGTCGGGGCGAGGAGCAGGGGGCACCGGCGTGA
- a CDS encoding MarR family winged helix-turn-helix transcriptional regulator — protein sequence MTAMTPTRTEPDLSFLLDHTSYVLRTRMSAALAEIGLTARMHCVLVHALEEERTQIQLAEIGDMDKTTMVVTVDALEAAGLAERRPSTRDRRARIIAVTEEGARQAARSQAIVDQVHKDALVALPEGDRKTLLRALNQLATDHLATPTESPGPARRARQSKK from the coding sequence ATGACTGCCATGACTCCCACCCGTACGGAACCGGATCTCTCCTTCCTCCTGGACCACACCAGCTACGTCCTGCGCACCCGCATGTCCGCAGCCCTGGCCGAGATCGGACTGACCGCGCGCATGCACTGCGTCCTGGTCCACGCACTGGAGGAGGAGCGCACCCAGATCCAGCTCGCCGAGATCGGCGACATGGACAAGACGACGATGGTCGTGACCGTGGACGCCCTGGAGGCCGCGGGCCTCGCCGAGCGCCGCCCGTCCACCCGGGACCGGCGGGCACGAATCATCGCGGTCACCGAGGAGGGTGCCCGACAGGCCGCCCGGAGCCAGGCCATCGTCGACCAGGTACACAAGGACGCGCTCGTCGCGCTCCCCGAGGGTGACCGCAAGACCCTCCTGCGGGCCCTCAACCAGCTGGCCACCGACCACCTCGCCACCCCGACGGAGAGCCCCGGGCCGGCCAGGCGCGCCCGCCAGAGCAAGAAGTAG